The Alnus glutinosa chromosome 7, dhAlnGlut1.1, whole genome shotgun sequence genome includes a region encoding these proteins:
- the LOC133873044 gene encoding L-type lectin-domain containing receptor kinase VIII.1-like, with product MLKLSCKFSGIVFVPVVLLLCFFNSTITVAITEFDFGTLTLSSLKLLGDAHMSNGSVRLTRDLPVPNSGAGRVLYSKPVKFRLPGTQFPASFSTFFSFSVSNLNPSSIGGGLAFVISPDDETVGDAGGFLGLVTDKGSPSGFVAVEFDTLMDVEFKDVNGNHVGLDLNSMVSSQVGDLDGIEIDLKSGNLVNVWIEYGGSTGVFNISVSYSNLKPKEPLLSFSLDLDQYVSDFMYVGFSGSTQGSTEIHSVEWWSFSSSFDTNSGSSSPPPPTATLTNPTANSVKSPPPSVAPSGSDSASSTSQKNSKPSSCHNQLCKEGPGAVAGVVTAGAFVLVLFAGALIWVYSKRIKRVKRPDSLTSEIIKMPKEFSYRQLKSATKCFNANRIIGHGAFGTVYKGILPETGDIMAVKRCSHSSQGKNEFLSELSIIGTLRHRNLVRLQGWCHEKGEILLVYDLMPNGSLDKALFEARTPLPWPHRRKILLGVASALAYLHQECENQVIHRDIKSSNIMLDEGFNARLGDFGLARQIEHDKSPDATVAAGTMGYLAPEYLLTGRATEKTDVFSYGAVVLEVASGRRPIEKDTVAAGGKVGVCSNLVEWVWSLHREGRLLAAADAGLAGEFDEGEMRRILYVGLACSHPDPLARPTMRGVVQMLVGEAEVPIVPRTKPSMSFSTSHLLLSLQDSVSDCNAMINMSTSSSENGLIIGGDMV from the coding sequence ATGTTGAAACTTTCTTGTAAATTTTCTGGTATTGTCTTTGTTCCCGTTGTACTGTTGCTCTGCTTTTTCAACAGTACCATTACCGTCGCCATCACCGAATTCGACTTCGGGACCTTAACTCTCAGCAGCCTCAAGCTCCTCGGGGACGCCCACATGAGCAACGGGAGCGTAAGGCTCACCCGTGACCTCCCCGTCCCCAACTCCGGCGCCGGTCGGGTTCTCTACAGCAAACCGGTCAAGTTCCGGCTGCCCGGGACCCAATTTCCAGCGAGCTTCTCGAcattcttctccttctccgtcAGCAACCTAAACCCCTCGTCGATCGGCGGCGGGCTCGCTTTCGTAATCTCCCCGGACGACGAGACAGTCGGAGATGCCGGTGGGTTCCTGGGGCTCGTCACCGATAAGGGCTCGCCCTCGGGCTTCGTGGCGGTCGAGTTCGACACCTTAATGGACGTGGAGTTCAAGGACGTTAACGGAAACCACGTGGGCTTGGATCTGAACAGCATGGTTTCGTCCCAGGTCGGCGATTTGGACGGTATAGAGATCGATCTCAAGAGCGGCAATTTGGTTAACGTGTGGATCGAGTACGGCGGCTCCACCGGGGTGTTCAACATATCAGTTTCGTACTCGAATCTGAAACCCAAAGAGCCCCTCTTGTCGTTCAGTTTGGATTTAGATCAGTACGTGAGTGATTTTATGTACGTTGGATTCTCTGGGTCGACTCAGGGGAGCACAGAGATCCACAGTGTTGAATGGTGGAGCTTTAGTTCTTCGTTCGACACAAATTCGGGTTCATCGTCCCCGCCTCCTCCAACGGCTACGCTGACGAATCCAACGGCTAATTCTGTAAAGTCGCCGCCGCCTTCAGTGGCTCCCTCTGGGTCCGATTCAGCTTCGAGTACCTCGCAGAAAAACAGTAAGCCTTCTTCTTGTCACAACCAGCTCTGTAAGGAAGGTCCGGGAGCTGTGGCTGGGGTGGTCACTGCAGGGGCTTTCGTTTTAGTTCTGTTTGCCGGTGCTCTAATCTGGGTGTACTCTAAGAGGATCAAACGCGTCAAGAGACCTGATTCGCTTACTTCCGAGATTATCAAAATGCCGAAGGAATTCAGTTATAGGCAGCTCAAGTCGGCAACGAAGTGCTTCAATGCAAATAGAATTATTGGTCACGGCGCATTTGGGACCGTTTATAAGGGTATATTACCGGAGACCGGCGACATTATGGCGGTGAAGAGATGTAGTCATAGCAGTCAGGGGAAGAATGAATTTCTATCTGAATTGTCCATAATTGGAACTCTTAGGCATCGAAATCTTGTTCGGCTTCAAGGCTGGTGCCACGAGAAGGGTGAAATCTTGTTAGTCTATGACTTGATGCCCAATGGGAGCCTTGACAAAGCTCTGTTTGAAGCGAGAACGCCTCTGCCATGGCCTCATAGGCGGAAAATTTTGTTAGGGGTCGCCTCCGCTCTGGCTTATTTGCATCAAGAATGCGAAAACCAGGTGATTCATAGAGATATAAAGAGTAGTAACATAATGTTGGACGAGGGTTTCAATGCCCGGTTAGGAGATTTCGGTTTGGCGAGGCAAATTGAGCACGACAAATCCCCGGATGCAACAGTGGCAGCTGGAACAATGGGGTATTTGGCGCCTGAGTATCTCCTAACTGGGAGAGCTACAGAAAAAACTGACGTGTTTAGCTATGGAGCTGTGGTTCTTGAAGTGGCTAGCGGAAGACGGCCCATTGAGAAAGATACTGTAGCTGCTGGTGGGAAAGTCGGGGTTTGCAGCAACTTGGTGGAATGGGTTTGGAGTTTACACAGAGAAGGGCGGCTGTTAGCGGCTGCCGACGCGGGGCTTGCCGGTGAATTTGATGAGGGGGAGATGAGGAGGATTCTGTACGTTGGCCTGGCCTGCTCTCATCCTGACCCATTAGCTAGACCGACGATGAGGGGCGTCGTTCAGATGCTTGTGGGTGAGGCTGAAGTCCCCATTGTTCCAAGAACAAAGCCTTCCATGAGTTTCAGCACTTCCCACCTCTTGCTGAGCTTGCAGGACAGTGTTTCCGACTGCAATGCTATGATCAATATGTCCACCTCCTCATCGGAGAACGGCTTGATAATCGGCGGCGACATGGTTTGA